From one Triticum urartu cultivar G1812 chromosome 3, Tu2.1, whole genome shotgun sequence genomic stretch:
- the LOC125549535 gene encoding uncharacterized protein LOC125549535 yields the protein MRRPLFLRIVNALGEWSPYFTTRTDALNREGLSPLQKCMAAIRQLAYGTPADSLDEYLKIGETTAVDCLKNFVQGVIDTYAAEYLRSPNTEDTERLLCIGEGRGFPGMLGSLDCMHWRWEKCPIAWKGQFTRGDKGWPSLILEAVASRDLRIWHAYFGIAGSNNDINVLNQSPLFIKQLKGQAPRVNFFVNDKEYQHGYYLVDGIYLEWAAFVKTISMPQTEKHKLFAAHQEGARKDVERAFGVLQGRFSILRHPARLYDRGDIQKVMIACIILHNMVVEDEEEAAANILDLNKEAGTSIVLPSVFTHGDMPVFAQVLQRDARIRDRGTHRALKTDLVEHIWKKFGSK from the coding sequence ATGAGACGACCTCTCTTTCTTCGCATCGTCAATGCACTAGGTGAGTGGTCTCCATACTTCACCACAAGGACAGATGCGCTTAACCGTGAAGGGCTCTCTCCACTGCAAAAGTGCATGGCGGCAATACGCCAATTGGCTTATGGCACACCTGCAGATAGTCTTGATGAATATCTCAAGATTGGCGAGACTACCGCGGTTGATTGCTTGAAGAACTTTGTGCAAGGAGTGATTGATACCTATGCTGCAGAGTATTTACGAAGCCCCAACACTGAAGATACAGAGCGCTTGCTCTGCATTGGCGAAGGTCGTGGGTTTCCTGGCATGTTAGGAAGCCTAGATTGTATGCATTGGCGGTGGGAAAAATGTCCTATTGCATGGAAGGGCCAATTTACTCGTGGTGATAAAGGGTGGCCTAGTCTTATTCTGGAGGCAGTTGCTTCACGAGATCTCCGGATATGGCATGCCTACTTTGGTATTGCTGGGTCAAACAATGACATCAATGTGCTGAATCAATCACCATTGTTTATCAAGCAGCTGAAAGGCCAAGCTCCTCGAGTGAACTTTTTTGTAAATGACAAGGAATATCAACATGGTTATTACCTTGTAGATGGGATATACCTAGAATGGGCAGCTTTTGTGAAGACAATATCGATGCCACAGACAGAGAAGCACAAGTTGTTTGCTGCACATCAGGAAGGGGCAAGGAAGGATGTGGAACGTGCTTTTGGTGTCTTGCAGGGTCGATTCTCTATCTTGCGTCATCCTGCACGTTTGTATGACCGGGGTGATATCCAGAAGGTCATGATAGCTTGCATCATTCTTCACAATATGGTAGtcgaggatgaagaagaagcgGCGGCTAATATTCTTGATTTGAACAAGGAGGCGGGTACATCCATTGTTCTACCATCAGTATTCACACACGGCGACATGCCGGTATTCGCCCAGGTGCTACAAAGGGATGCAAGAATCCGAGATCGCGGGACTCATAGAGCACTCAAAACTGATTTGGTAGAGCATATTTGGAAAAAGTTTGGGTCAAAATAG